Below is a window of Haloterrigena alkaliphila DNA.
GGCGAGCGTGGCATCCTCGAGACGGAATCCGAATCCACACCGTTTTCGCGGCGGGCGAGCAGCCTTCGACCATGCAACTCGTCGTGACCGGTGCGACCGGCGGAGTCGGAAGCTGGGCCGTCGATCACTTCGCGGGCGAGGGCCACGAGATCGTCGGGATCGACCTCGAGCGACCGCCGCGAGAGCGCGAGAACGTCACGTTCCTCGCGGCCGATCTCACCGAACAGGGGCCGGCGTGGGAGGCGATCCTCGAGCGCGAGCCCGACGCGGTGATCCACTGCGCCGGGATTCCGCGGATGGACCTCGCGCCCGAGACCGAGACGTTCCTGACCAACGTCTCGTCGGCCTATCACGTCTTCGAGGCCGCGGGTCGAGTCGGCGCGGACGTGGTCTGGACCTCGAGCGAGAGCCTCTACGGGATGCCCTTTGCCGACGAGCCGTTCCTGCCGGACGCCCTGCCGATCGACGAATCGCACCCGCAGCGGCCCGAAGACGGCTACGGGGCGTCGAAGCTCGTCGGCGAAGAACTCGCGGCGAAGGCGGTCCGGAAGCACGGGGTCTCGGTCGCCTCGATCCGTCCGTCGTGGGTCCAGTACCCCGGCGAGTACCGGTGTGGCGACGTCCGGGACGGCTTCGACCCCGACTCGGCCGAGCCCAGCGGCAACTTCTGGTCGTACGTCGACGTGCGCGACGTCGTCTCGATCGTCGAGGCTGCCCTCGCGGCCGACGTCGACGGCCACGAGCCGTACCACGCGATGGCCGCCGAGAACTACCTCGGCCGCCCGACCGCGGACGCGATCGAGGCCGTCTTCGGCGACCTCCCAGCCGACTGCGACCTCGAGGGCGAGCAGTCGGCGTTCTCGACGGCGAAAGCGCGCCGGGAACTGGGGTGGGAGCCCACACACTCGTGGCGCGAGGCCGAGTCCGAGCGCGTGGAGAGGCCGGCGTTTCTCGACGAATGACAGTCTGTCGGTCCGTCGTCGAACCCGCGAATCCGACGTTCAGTGTTCGTCCCGTCCCACCGCGGACCGACCGGTGACCGCAAGCGTTTCACCGAGTGGTACGACTAGGTTGTATATGGTCGACGAAGTCATCTGCTATCGCGCGCCCTCGACCGTCGTCAACGCCGACACCGTCGCCGACTGGCTCGCGGACCGAATCGACGCGTCGGTGACGGTTCGCGATCGGTTTCTGGACGTCCACCGAACGGACGACCTCCCCGAGCGGTTCGCCGAGGGGCGGGTCCCCTCGCCCTACGAACGCGAGACGGGCAACACGATGCTCGGGACGATCCGGTACGAGGAGCGCGCGCTCGAGCACCCCGAACGCGAGGGCGGAGTGCTCTACGACGGCGTGGCCGTCCAGCGGGCGCTCAACGCCGCGCTCCCGGAAGCCGAGCGCGGCCTCGAGACGCTCCACGTGGCGATCCTCGACCGCGCGATCGGAACGTGGGGAGACCACGACGGTCGCTGGCACAAGCGCGTGACCGTCCTCGGACAACCCGCGCTGGTCTCGGTGCCCGGGCTCTACGAGGCCCCCGCTAAGCCGGAGGCCTATTACGAGGCAAAGCAGCGCCACGCGCTGCTCTCTGGTGACGCGCCGCCCCGGGAGGTCCTCGAGAATCGGGTCGAGGGCGAGTTCCTGATCGAGGACGACCCCCGGACGACCGACGCCCTGAAGGGGTACGTTCTGCAGGCGTACCACTACCTCGAGACGGGCGAGACCTTCTGCGACAGCGAGGCGTGTCGCCTCTATAACGCGCACTACCACGAGGACCTGATCGAGGCCCAGTTGCGCGACCCCGAGTTCTGCAGTGACCACGCTCGGCTGTACGAGGGCTGACCGCACCGGCGACGGACGAATCCCCGCTCCGGCAGCGATCGACTCCCCGCTCCGGGATTGCCAGAACCGCAGCCCTCTTTTGTCACAGCCGGCATCTTCAACACACAATGAGTGAACCGTTTACCGTCTCTATCCCCGTCCGCTACCGCGATCTCGATCCGCTGAACCACGTCAACCACGCCGTCTACGCGAGCTACCTCGAGGTCGCCCGCACCGACTTCCTCGAGGAGGTCGTCGGCGTCGCCCCCGAGGACATCTCCTTCGTCATCGCCAACCTCGAGATCGACTACCGACGACCGGTCGTCAAGGGCGACGACCCGGAGGTCGCCCTCCGGATCGGTCGACTTGGCGAGTCCAGTTGCACGATGGAGTACGAGATCCGGGTCGGCGACGACGTGGCCGCGACCGCCGAGACGACCATCGTCCACATCGACCCCGAGTCGAAGCGACCGTCGCCGCTGCCCGACGAGCTCCGCGACCCGATCGCGAAATATAAAGGAATCGAGGCGCCGGCGTAGGCGACCCTCGTGGATGCATCGACTTCGGATCACCGTTTTTCTCTGCCGATCACGCCAGTCCGCCGGCGATCACGGCAGTTTGCCGCCGCCGATCACTCCAGCCGACCACCGGTCAGCCGAACGACGCCGAAGACGTGGGATTCGTCGGCGACGGCGGTCGACCGCTCGCGGAGGCGCGCGTGGGCGTCGGTGATCTTCTCGTCCAGCCGACGGTGCGGATCGCGCTCGTAGCGCAGTTTCGTCGTCGGCGGCGTCGAGAGGACGACGATCGCCCGGAAGAGAGCGTTGACCGGCGGCGCGTACCACTCGCGGCTCGAGGCGGCGTCGGCGAGGACGACGTGGCCGCCGGGGCCGACGAGGTCACACCAGTCGTCGACCGCGCCGGCGGGGTCCTCGAGCATGCCGACGACGAACGTCGCCAGGAGGGCGTCGACGGCCGCTTCGTCGGCTGGCACCCCGTCAGCTGGCGCGTCCTCGGCATCAGGGTCGTCCTCGAGCGCGCCCAGCGGCGGCCGCGTCGCGTCGCCCCGGACGACGTGCACGTTGTCGTACTCGGCCGTCAGTTCCCGCGCCCGCTCGAGCACCGGTCCGGTGAAGTCGATTCCGATGACGGTCCCCTCCGGACCGACCCGCTCGCGCAGGTACGGCAGGTTCGCGCCGGTGCCACAGCCCATCTCGACGACGGTGTCGCCGGGCTCGAGGCGGCAGGCGGCCGCCGCTCGGCGTCGCAGCGCCGGGATTCCGGGCGTGCGGCGCGCGACGAGATCGTAGAGGCGCGCCCAGCGGCCGTAGAACTCCTGGGCGGTCTCAGACGCCGCGTTCGTTCTCGTTCCAGTGGCCGGTCCCGATTCCGAATCTCGGCGCGGATCGAGCGCTCGGAGTCTCGAGGGGAGGCCCGCCATCTCAGATCAGCGATCGGACCGCGTCCGCGACCGATTCCGCGTCCGGTCCCAGCACGTAGATCAGCGGCTCGATCCCCATCCCGCCGGTCTGGTAGAGCACCGTCGCCTCCGGATCGTCCTCGATCGCGGCGCCGACGCTCGAGGCGACGTCGCTCGACTCGTCGAACTCGGCCGTCGTGTGACCCTGTTCGGTCAGTTCCGCGAGCAGGTTCTTGTCGTACCGGACGTTGATCGCCGCCGAGGCGTCCGCGCCGTGGTCGCGCGCGGCGAGGAGGACGGTCGCGACGTGTTCGGAGACCCCGAACTCGGGACCCGACGGCACCGTGGTCTGGCCCTTGACGTCGAAGATGCGGCCGGGAACCCCGGCGACGTCGTCGACGTCCGCGGCGTCGGGCGTACAGGCGACCAGGTTCGAGCCGACCGCCGGGATCAGGGTCGAGAAGCCGCTGGCGTTCTCGAGGATGCGCAGGCCGCGCCGGAGCGACGACAGCACGCGCTCGCTGGTCCGCAGGTCGTTTTCGGGGTCGTGCACCCGAAAGCTCGCGCCGTGGTCGGCGAGGTCGGGAACCGCCTCCTCGTGGAGTTGTGCCAGCAGGTCGCCGCCCGTCTCGAGGTCGCGAACGAGGACTTCGATCTCGATCAGCGCCTGGACGGGCGTGACGTCGCCGGCCGCCAGCCCGTCGGCGAGTTCGCCGACGAGCCCCTCGACGCGCTCGTCGTCGGCGATGCGCTCGTTGGTGGTGACGTCGCCGTGGGCGTACTTCGAGACGGCGCTCTGACTGATCCCGAGGACCTCCGCGACCTCGCTCTGAGTGAGTCCGCGCTCGCGGAGTTCCCCGGCCAGCAGCGACCGGACCGTCGGGAGGAACTCGTCCACGACGATTTCTTCGACGAATTGCATTTGTCGGACCTACGTCCGCGCGCGGAATAACTTGTGGGATCGGTGGGTCCCGGGATCGGAATCGAGCGCTCGAGGAGGGATGCTGAGCGACGGGTTCGTTCGCCACCGTTTCGGTGGCGCGCGCTGCGTCGCGGCGAGTGAACA
It encodes the following:
- a CDS encoding NAD-dependent epimerase/dehydratase family protein; the encoded protein is MQLVVTGATGGVGSWAVDHFAGEGHEIVGIDLERPPRERENVTFLAADLTEQGPAWEAILEREPDAVIHCAGIPRMDLAPETETFLTNVSSAYHVFEAAGRVGADVVWTSSESLYGMPFADEPFLPDALPIDESHPQRPEDGYGASKLVGEELAAKAVRKHGVSVASIRPSWVQYPGEYRCGDVRDGFDPDSAEPSGNFWSYVDVRDVVSIVEAALAADVDGHEPYHAMAAENYLGRPTADAIEAVFGDLPADCDLEGEQSAFSTAKARRELGWEPTHSWREAESERVERPAFLDE
- a CDS encoding DUF7001 family protein, which translates into the protein MVDEVICYRAPSTVVNADTVADWLADRIDASVTVRDRFLDVHRTDDLPERFAEGRVPSPYERETGNTMLGTIRYEERALEHPEREGGVLYDGVAVQRALNAALPEAERGLETLHVAILDRAIGTWGDHDGRWHKRVTVLGQPALVSVPGLYEAPAKPEAYYEAKQRHALLSGDAPPREVLENRVEGEFLIEDDPRTTDALKGYVLQAYHYLETGETFCDSEACRLYNAHYHEDLIEAQLRDPEFCSDHARLYEG
- a CDS encoding acyl-CoA thioesterase is translated as MSEPFTVSIPVRYRDLDPLNHVNHAVYASYLEVARTDFLEEVVGVAPEDISFVIANLEIDYRRPVVKGDDPEVALRIGRLGESSCTMEYEIRVGDDVAATAETTIVHIDPESKRPSPLPDELRDPIAKYKGIEAPA
- a CDS encoding class I SAM-dependent methyltransferase, with the protein product MAGLPSRLRALDPRRDSESGPATGTRTNAASETAQEFYGRWARLYDLVARRTPGIPALRRRAAAACRLEPGDTVVEMGCGTGANLPYLRERVGPEGTVIGIDFTGPVLERARELTAEYDNVHVVRGDATRPPLGALEDDPDAEDAPADGVPADEAAVDALLATFVVGMLEDPAGAVDDWCDLVGPGGHVVLADAASSREWYAPPVNALFRAIVVLSTPPTTKLRYERDPHRRLDEKITDAHARLRERSTAVADESHVFGVVRLTGGRLE
- a CDS encoding thiamine-phosphate synthase family protein; translated protein: MQFVEEIVVDEFLPTVRSLLAGELRERGLTQSEVAEVLGISQSAVSKYAHGDVTTNERIADDERVEGLVGELADGLAAGDVTPVQALIEIEVLVRDLETGGDLLAQLHEEAVPDLADHGASFRVHDPENDLRTSERVLSSLRRGLRILENASGFSTLIPAVGSNLVACTPDAADVDDVAGVPGRIFDVKGQTTVPSGPEFGVSEHVATVLLAARDHGADASAAINVRYDKNLLAELTEQGHTTAEFDESSDVASSVGAAIEDDPEATVLYQTGGMGIEPLIYVLGPDAESVADAVRSLI